The Magnetococcus sp. PR-3 sequence TTTTTAGAGACCGCTGGTAGCTTGTCGTCATCATCTGCATCCAGCAGGCATTGGCGCAAAGTGGTCAGTGTTGGGTCAAACTCTCGCTGTTTGCGCCCCTTAACGATGAGCATAAAGGCGTCCCAAGGGTCGGTTATGGCGGTAAAATGGTCCCGGCGATCCCCAATAACGCTAATCCGATTAACCAATCCCCAGCCTTCCAGCTCTTTTAGGCTGGTGCTCACATTGGAGCGGGCGATGGAGAGACTCTCGGTGATCTCTTCAGCTGTAATTGGCTTAGGTGCGAGAAACAACAGGGCGTGAACCTGTGCCACGGAGCGGCTTACGCCCCAGCGGGTTCCCATCTCTCCCCAGTGGAGAATGTATCGTTCCATGGTTGGGCTGAGTTCCATATCTCACCTGACTTGATCGTAGATTTCAGAAATTTCTGAAATTATATAAGGCAAGCTGATTAGAGTCAAGATGATTGAGCGCTATGGCTGATCATCAATACGCTTTCACATTGATTTCCCACAGGTTTAAACCCTGATGAGGTAGGGGTTTAAACCGTTTGGTCTAAGTTTGGGGTGATCAAGTCATGTTTAGGTGGGGTATACGAGCTGGGCTGGATTCAAGTCGGTCATTGGTTGATTGCTTAAGAGCGGATGTGCTTGTCTGTATGTTCTATAAGTGTTTGTGTTTATGTTGATTTAAAATGTATTGAGCAGCGATATGGTAAGGTGTGTAATCATCCCGTAGGCCAATGGATAAAGCGGGGAGATCATGGACGCCCTTTTAATGTTTTTTTATGGCATGGCCCGTATAGGGCGTAAAACAAAGGGTATGGGCTGCTCGGTAGGGTGTTGATCGGGCGTAGCCAATAAAGCATGGTGGAATTGAGGGTCTTAATGCATAGCTATGGATTTGATCTTTAGCCTGTTGCATGAGCAATCGTGGATAGGATGTGGGGCAATGGGACGCTGTAGCACCACCATCCCAGGGGCGCAGGTCTCTCTTTTTTTTGCCATCCCATAAAAGGAAAAAAATGTGGAAAAGTTTAATGTTATTAAGACGGGTGGGGTGGCGATAAAAGCTTGGACTAAGGGG is a genomic window containing:
- a CDS encoding GbsR/MarR family transcriptional regulator: MERYILHWGEMGTRWGVSRSVAQVHALLFLAPKPITAEEITESLSIARSNVSTSLKELEGWGLVNRISVIGDRRDHFTAITDPWDAFMLIVKGRKQREFDPTLTTLRQCLLDADDDDKLPAVSKKRIRDVLAFLELLTRWYDEMQRLPRPLLLKIMTMGGTISKLLSRGS